One window from the genome of Nitrospinota bacterium encodes:
- a CDS encoding PDZ domain-containing protein: MVTALRRRLVITVVILIGGSIVFGLPRSSATSKKDKGGSSVITQAVVRHIAEHYVEPDRVDPPEQLKAALIALEKAVPEVLVDWAPGQEALTIHVGKTTRRVAVPSLQSIGDIVPVLRSVYRIVQAHMVSDLEWPRIEYSTVNGLLQSLDPHSVLLTPGVNKEFRLSAKGSFGGLGIVIGIRDGELTVISPLEGTPAYRAGIRSKDKIVQVEDESTVNMDLIEAVGKLRGEPGTAVTISIMREGLADPKEITIVRDIIKIHAVEAYALSDGIGYITIKSFQENTRRDLRKALQTFREEGTTRGLVLDLRNNPGGLFDQAVFVADKFIEKGTIVITVGANNTYRKSTYARGWRTEGRIPIVVLINQGSASASEIVSGAFKYLGRAILVGTQTFGKGSVQQIFDLSDGSALKLSIAQYLLPSDRSIQSVGVSPDLLVSPVELPSGEDDREVRFEVVREGRKESDLEHSFVEWASTAAEPPLFRLAYLKEREPEEVRAAVELNRREKSERLKTDFAVQLAKRILLAAPDGSRQALLEAADKVVNRMAREEEDRIVGALKTLGVDWSRPEPDLVAQPRQAAVDEPTMEFVFSPDRVEAGQEVTLSLSVTNPGSQPLARVRAVTEADLPLLDKREFLLGRVAPGETQRWSLPLTLPKNMEARQEKVVAVVRDDRGLLGRAEGLLNITPKARPQFSMRYQLFDNGEMGSKGNGDGRPQRGETIVLNITVTNFGDGPSEKNVAVFKPKKGLEGIFIEVGRSELGFMASGETRSVKLVFRTQPDFVEGHLPAEVVVLDTVFREGLVAKVDLGMPSASTSFRPPTIGFSEGMPPVVVTRESITLKGVVRDERRVANVIVFANGRKVLYQAGPADQSEGVAFTTDVTLKEGVNKILIVARDDQDLASRRRIVVRLDPAPAMASHGGNKPLARP, from the coding sequence ATGGTTACAGCCCTCCGCCGCCGTCTCGTCATCACCGTCGTCATCCTTATTGGTGGATCTATAGTATTCGGGCTTCCCCGCTCGAGCGCCACCTCTAAGAAGGATAAAGGAGGTTCATCGGTCATCACCCAGGCAGTGGTGCGCCACATTGCCGAGCACTACGTTGAGCCCGACAGAGTAGACCCTCCCGAGCAGTTAAAGGCGGCTCTCATCGCCCTGGAAAAGGCCGTGCCCGAGGTCCTGGTGGACTGGGCGCCGGGCCAGGAGGCGCTCACCATCCACGTTGGCAAGACGACGAGGCGCGTGGCCGTCCCCTCACTTCAGTCCATTGGCGACATCGTTCCGGTGCTTCGAAGCGTTTATAGGATCGTCCAGGCCCACATGGTCAGTGACCTGGAGTGGCCGCGCATCGAGTACTCAACCGTCAACGGGTTACTCCAGAGCCTCGATCCTCACTCGGTGCTGCTGACCCCCGGGGTCAATAAGGAATTTCGCCTCAGCGCCAAAGGGTCGTTTGGTGGGCTCGGCATCGTCATCGGGATACGAGACGGGGAGCTTACCGTAATCTCCCCGCTGGAGGGGACGCCGGCTTACCGAGCGGGCATTCGGTCGAAGGATAAGATCGTCCAGGTAGAGGATGAAAGCACCGTGAACATGGACCTGATTGAGGCTGTGGGGAAACTGAGGGGTGAGCCGGGCACAGCTGTTACTATCAGTATCATGCGGGAGGGCCTGGCCGATCCTAAAGAGATCACCATCGTTCGCGACATAATTAAAATCCACGCTGTGGAAGCCTATGCACTGAGCGACGGTATCGGTTACATCACAATCAAGAGCTTCCAGGAAAACACGCGGCGAGACCTCAGAAAAGCCCTGCAGACCTTCCGAGAGGAGGGGACCACCCGAGGGCTTGTCCTCGACCTGCGCAACAACCCCGGCGGCCTTTTCGACCAGGCGGTGTTCGTAGCCGATAAGTTCATCGAAAAGGGGACCATCGTTATCACCGTAGGCGCGAACAACACCTACCGGAAATCCACCTACGCTCGTGGGTGGCGCACCGAGGGTCGTATCCCGATAGTTGTTCTCATCAACCAGGGTTCGGCCTCTGCCAGCGAGATTGTCTCGGGGGCTTTCAAATACCTAGGCAGGGCCATCCTTGTGGGCACGCAGACCTTCGGCAAGGGCAGCGTCCAGCAGATATTCGACCTATCCGACGGAAGCGCTCTCAAGCTGTCCATCGCCCAGTACCTCTTGCCATCGGACCGCTCTATCCAGTCGGTCGGTGTAAGCCCGGACCTCTTGGTGAGCCCTGTCGAGCTGCCGTCGGGCGAAGACGACCGGGAGGTCCGCTTTGAGGTCGTCCGCGAAGGGAGGAAAGAGAGCGACCTAGAGCACTCCTTCGTCGAGTGGGCGTCCACCGCTGCTGAGCCCCCTCTCTTCCGCTTGGCATACCTGAAGGAGCGTGAGCCAGAGGAGGTCCGAGCTGCCGTGGAGCTGAACCGCCGGGAGAAAAGCGAGCGGCTCAAGACCGACTTCGCCGTGCAGCTCGCCAAGCGCATCCTTCTTGCCGCCCCTGATGGCTCGCGCCAGGCGCTGCTGGAGGCGGCCGACAAGGTTGTCAATCGGATGGCCCGTGAGGAGGAAGACCGCATCGTTGGGGCCTTGAAGACGCTTGGGGTTGACTGGTCGCGGCCTGAGCCGGACCTAGTTGCCCAGCCCCGGCAGGCTGCCGTGGATGAACCCACGATGGAGTTCGTCTTCTCGCCGGATCGCGTCGAGGCGGGCCAAGAGGTGACTCTCAGCCTTTCCGTTACCAATCCAGGCTCCCAGCCCCTGGCCCGTGTCCGGGCGGTGACCGAAGCCGATCTTCCATTGTTGGACAAGCGGGAATTTCTTCTGGGCCGCGTCGCCCCCGGCGAGACGCAGCGGTGGTCACTACCCCTGACCCTGCCTAAGAACATGGAGGCCCGTCAAGAGAAGGTGGTGGCCGTGGTACGCGATGACCGTGGCCTCCTGGGTCGGGCCGAGGGACTGCTCAACATCACACCAAAGGCCCGGCCTCAGTTCTCGATGCGCTACCAGCTTTTCGATAACGGCGAAATGGGCTCCAAGGGCAACGGTGACGGTCGGCCCCAGCGGGGCGAGACCATCGTCCTTAACATCACGGTGACCAATTTCGGAGATGGGCCGAGCGAGAAGAACGTGGCGGTGTTCAAACCCAAAAAGGGCCTCGAGGGAATATTCATCGAAGTCGGCCGCAGCGAGCTGGGATTCATGGCCTCAGGTGAGACCCGCTCGGTAAAACTCGTCTTCCGCACGCAGCCCGACTTCGTCGAGGGGCACCTGCCAGCAGAGGTGGTGGTGCTCGACACCGTCTTCCGCGAGGGCCTTGTGGCCAAGGTCGATCTGGGCATGCCGTCGGCCAGCACTTCCTTCCGCCCCCCCACCATCGGCTTTTCCGAGGGTATGCCGCCCGTAGTCGTCACTCGCGAAAGCATAACCCTTAAGGGCGTGGTACGCGATGAGCGCCGCGTGGCCAACGTAATCGTCTTCGCCAATGGCCGAAAAGTCCTCTACCAGGCCGGGCCGGCCGATCAGTCCGAGGGGGTGGCTTTTACAACTGATGTGACCCTCAAGGAAGGGGTCAACAAGATTCTCATTGTCGCCCGCGACGACCAAGACCTCGCCTCTCGGCGAAGGATCGTGGTCCGACTCGACCCGGCCCCCGCCATGGCAAGCCACGGCGGCAACAAACCTCTGGCGCGGCCTTAG
- a CDS encoding phosphoribosyltransferase translates to MPDFAHRTAAGEALAKRLASNGYANPVVVAIPRGGVPVAAPLARRLDLPIELCLVAKVHLPWRREAGVGALAPDGTLRLNHELIHILAMEDGAVSQAVDEAREVLDQRRRALGSYTHLPDLRGKTSIVVDDGMATGYTALTAVEFLRRLEPDHRIVVAAPVSSIYALEALAEAAVEAVVLTSGDGPFFDVATYYGDFEEYADTQVLRLLEHPARSSARAAS, encoded by the coding sequence ATGCCTGACTTTGCCCATCGTACAGCGGCCGGTGAGGCGTTGGCCAAAAGGCTCGCCTCCAATGGTTATGCCAACCCCGTCGTCGTAGCCATTCCCAGAGGTGGAGTTCCCGTAGCCGCCCCCTTGGCACGTCGCCTCGACCTGCCTATCGAGCTTTGTCTGGTGGCTAAGGTCCACCTGCCGTGGCGTCGGGAGGCCGGGGTTGGGGCTCTGGCCCCCGACGGAACCCTGCGGCTCAACCACGAGCTTATACATATCCTGGCCATGGAAGATGGGGCCGTGTCTCAGGCAGTGGATGAGGCTCGCGAGGTCCTCGACCAGCGCAGACGCGCCCTGGGGTCCTACACCCATCTTCCCGACCTGAGAGGAAAGACGTCCATCGTCGTGGACGACGGCATGGCCACGGGCTACACCGCCCTGACGGCCGTCGAGTTCCTCCGGCGTCTCGAGCCCGACCACCGCATCGTCGTCGCGGCGCCGGTCAGCAGCATCTACGCCCTGGAAGCCCTGGCGGAGGCCGCCGTTGAGGCCGTTGTGCTTACCTCAGGCGACGGCCCCTTTTTCGACGTGGCCACCTACTACGGCGACTTCGAGGAGTATGCCGACACCCAGGTCCTCCGCCTGCTGGAGCATCCTGCCCGCAGCAGCGCCCGGGCCGCCTCCTGA
- a CDS encoding methyltransferase domain-containing protein produces the protein MIYRRMKGFFRRAYETGKHGWPTVGPTAQVVEYFDRARQRFPGGLVLDIGCGEGRHSIAFADLSHQVVALDYEPMALERARGFEASAVVRVPIHWLLADAFHLPFPPATFPIAVDYGIFHHVKVPDQARYIAGLQRVMAQGGCLLLTVFSTNFQHYPGEVRRRNWTVHRDHYDRFFTQEDLGRLFTPAFVVEEVVEEIEGHYAFHHALLVKDGA, from the coding sequence GTGATTTACCGTCGGATGAAGGGTTTTTTCCGCCGGGCCTACGAGACGGGGAAACACGGCTGGCCCACGGTGGGCCCGACCGCCCAGGTGGTGGAGTACTTCGATCGGGCCCGTCAGCGCTTTCCCGGAGGCCTTGTATTGGATATCGGGTGCGGGGAAGGCCGCCACTCAATCGCCTTCGCCGACCTCAGCCATCAGGTGGTGGCCCTGGATTACGAGCCGATGGCCCTAGAGCGGGCCAGAGGATTTGAAGCCAGCGCCGTAGTGCGAGTGCCCATACACTGGCTTTTGGCCGACGCCTTCCATCTGCCATTTCCGCCCGCCACTTTTCCCATTGCCGTAGATTACGGGATCTTTCACCACGTCAAGGTTCCCGACCAGGCCCGCTACATCGCCGGACTCCAGCGGGTGATGGCACAGGGAGGCTGTCTGCTGCTGACCGTCTTTTCGACCAACTTCCAACATTACCCGGGGGAGGTGCGCCGCCGCAACTGGACCGTCCACCGCGACCACTACGACCGTTTCTTCACCCAGGAGGACCTCGGCCGGCTCTTTACACCCGCCTTCGTCGTTGAAGAAGTGGTAGAGGAGATCGAAGGTCATTATGCTTTCCACCACGCCCTACTCGTGAAGGATGGTGCGTGA
- a CDS encoding TIGR01212 family radical SAM protein (This family includes YhcC from E. coli K-12, an uncharacterized radical SAM protein.) — MAPLRQTGAAFALGAKERELASRETKRYRTLRSFLEERFPFPVWPIFVDSGASPPTRYGLSQTGGCLYCYSQGPPTSLQDPPVPVAEQVSSGLERLRRRHPSACAIASFRPSSNAHAPIDVLQRRYGEALEVDGVVGIAVGVRSEDLTEEALRLLEGIAKTHEVWLEMGPQTVHDEQRALVDRSEISAHWVEAVEIAAGRGIHQVIHLILGLPGEERAETLETVNTVAALPVDGVKVHHLMVREETDLAHLWRRRHFTLISAEAYIDLAVAVLEHLPPEAVIHQLVAEPNPGERLLAPRWRQSPEEMLVTIDAELARRDTRQGARLTRRKESY; from the coding sequence ATGGCGCCGCTTCGGCAGACCGGGGCGGCCTTTGCCTTGGGTGCGAAGGAGAGAGAGTTGGCGTCCAGAGAGACCAAGCGTTACCGGACGCTCCGGTCCTTCTTGGAGGAGCGCTTCCCGTTCCCCGTTTGGCCGATCTTCGTTGACTCGGGCGCCAGCCCCCCAACCAGGTACGGCCTCTCCCAGACCGGCGGGTGCCTCTACTGTTACAGCCAAGGGCCTCCGACGTCCCTTCAGGACCCACCCGTTCCGGTGGCCGAGCAGGTCAGCTCGGGGCTGGAGCGGCTACGCCGCCGACATCCCTCTGCATGCGCCATCGCATCTTTCAGGCCCTCCTCCAACGCCCACGCCCCCATAGACGTCCTTCAGCGACGATATGGAGAAGCGCTGGAGGTCGACGGAGTGGTGGGCATCGCAGTGGGAGTCCGATCCGAAGATCTCACCGAAGAAGCCCTGCGGCTCCTTGAGGGGATCGCCAAGACCCACGAGGTCTGGCTCGAAATGGGCCCCCAGACGGTCCACGACGAACAGCGGGCCCTCGTGGACCGAAGCGAGATTTCGGCGCATTGGGTTGAGGCCGTGGAAATAGCCGCAGGGCGTGGCATCCACCAGGTGATCCATCTAATCCTCGGGCTGCCTGGCGAAGAGAGGGCAGAGACGCTTGAGACAGTCAACACTGTAGCCGCCCTACCTGTCGACGGGGTGAAGGTCCACCACCTCATGGTCCGCGAGGAGACCGACCTGGCGCATCTTTGGCGGCGGCGTCACTTCACCCTCATTTCGGCCGAGGCATACATTGATCTCGCCGTGGCGGTCCTGGAGCACCTGCCTCCGGAGGCGGTCATTCACCAGCTGGTAGCCGAGCCCAACCCAGGGGAGCGGCTGCTCGCCCCGCGTTGGCGCCAGAGCCCTGAGGAGATGCTGGTGACTATTGACGCCGAGCTGGCCCGCCGCGATACACGTCAGGGAGCTCGGCTCACCCGCCGAAAGGAAAGTTACTAG
- a CDS encoding insulinase family protein — protein MLRRTARTLLVAAALIVASAPVAESGLRLEVVEHTLANGMRFYLVERHTSPTVACLVSFQVGSRLEAAGSTGISHLLEHMMFKGTRQVGTTDYETEAPLIARLDELQARLRELRQAPEPDREAIERTEEAVSALEAEQARYVVKNELSQLYRSHGGVSFNAGTSKDGTHYMVRLPSNKLELWAYLESDRMADPVLREFYRERDVVLEERRLRIETSPSGLLWERFMAAAYIAHPYGVPIIGWPDDVDRFTRPEVEAYFQRFYAPNNAIGVIVGDIDPERVIPTLERTFGAIPRQAPPKVRVPSEPTQMGERRVVVRYEAEPQLMVGYHVPAVTHPDTYPLKILAAILADGRTSRFYERLIDGQRLAVAADAGAGIWKDPGLFIISATPRAPHTVAELESALADEVRRIQSEPPTAWELEKTRNQIDASAVHQFRSNLGIAFRVSRAVSLTGDWRYIERERELLKAVTADDVLRVARDYLRQDNRTVAVLLSPETKETVKEEAP, from the coding sequence ATGCTCCGTCGCACCGCCCGGACCCTGCTCGTAGCCGCCGCTCTGATTGTCGCCTCCGCTCCGGTTGCCGAATCCGGGCTGCGCCTTGAGGTAGTGGAGCACACCCTGGCCAACGGCATGCGCTTCTACCTCGTGGAGCGGCACACATCCCCCACGGTCGCCTGCCTCGTAAGCTTTCAGGTCGGCTCGCGGCTGGAGGCCGCAGGCTCCACGGGCATAAGCCACCTCCTCGAGCATATGATGTTCAAGGGGACCAGGCAGGTCGGGACGACCGACTACGAGACCGAGGCCCCGCTGATCGCGCGCCTCGACGAGCTCCAGGCCCGCCTGCGCGAGCTTCGCCAGGCGCCCGAGCCCGACCGGGAGGCCATCGAAAGGACGGAGGAGGCCGTCTCAGCCCTGGAGGCGGAGCAGGCCCGCTACGTGGTCAAGAACGAGCTCTCGCAACTCTACCGAAGCCACGGGGGGGTAAGTTTCAACGCCGGGACGAGCAAGGACGGCACCCACTACATGGTCCGGCTTCCTTCGAACAAGCTGGAGCTGTGGGCCTACCTGGAGAGCGACCGGATGGCCGACCCGGTCCTCCGTGAGTTCTATAGGGAGCGCGACGTCGTTTTGGAAGAAAGGAGGCTTCGGATCGAGACCAGCCCAAGCGGGCTGCTGTGGGAGCGGTTCATGGCGGCGGCCTACATTGCCCACCCCTACGGGGTGCCCATCATCGGGTGGCCCGACGATGTGGACCGCTTCACCCGCCCTGAGGTCGAGGCCTACTTCCAGCGCTTCTACGCCCCCAACAACGCCATCGGGGTGATTGTGGGAGACATCGACCCTGAGAGGGTAATCCCTACGCTGGAGCGGACCTTCGGGGCGATCCCACGCCAGGCCCCGCCCAAAGTTCGGGTCCCCTCCGAGCCGACTCAGATGGGAGAGCGGAGGGTCGTCGTCCGCTACGAGGCCGAGCCTCAGCTTATGGTGGGCTACCATGTCCCTGCCGTCACCCACCCCGACACATATCCATTAAAAATTTTGGCCGCCATCCTCGCCGACGGGCGGACGAGCCGCTTCTACGAGCGGCTCATCGACGGCCAGCGGCTGGCGGTCGCGGCCGACGCCGGCGCGGGCATCTGGAAGGACCCGGGGCTTTTCATCATCTCGGCAACTCCCAGGGCCCCGCACACGGTGGCTGAGCTGGAGTCCGCCTTAGCCGACGAGGTGCGCCGCATCCAGAGCGAGCCGCCCACGGCGTGGGAGTTGGAGAAGACGAGGAACCAAATTGACGCTTCCGCCGTCCACCAGTTCCGAAGCAACCTGGGCATCGCCTTCAGGGTTTCCCGCGCGGTGTCCCTAACGGGGGATTGGCGCTACATAGAGCGGGAGCGGGAGCTGCTGAAGGCGGTCACCGCTGACGACGTGCTCCGGGTGGCCAGGGATTACCTCAGGCAGGACAACCGTACCGTGGCAGTCCTCCTGTCGCCCGAGACGAAAGAGACCGTGAAAGAGGAGGCCCCATGA
- a CDS encoding DnaJ domain-containing protein, whose amino-acid sequence MAHRMDKDYYAILGVGQESTEDEIKKAYRRKALELHPDRNPGDAEAEERFKEITEAYGVLIDPVKRRQYDSWRAAGFDPRRTEGFDYRPEDIFRDIFQGPASGVFDELMREFSRQGLRFDKPFVHRTFFPGVHGIFFGGIFMGPLNPLSLLRLFFPRETAERPKVKEADERDGLLASFKRVLTGRKAEQPVRATGGEATQVRGEDLLYHLAITAEEAVGGAEKTILVRTNGNDERLQVKIPPGVRAGQKLRLRGKGHHGEPGSPRGDCYIALTITG is encoded by the coding sequence GTGGCGCACAGGATGGACAAGGACTACTACGCAATTCTCGGTGTCGGCCAAGAGTCCACCGAGGATGAAATCAAGAAGGCATACCGCCGAAAGGCCCTTGAGTTGCACCCCGACCGCAACCCCGGTGACGCCGAGGCCGAGGAGAGGTTCAAGGAGATCACGGAAGCCTACGGCGTGCTCATCGACCCGGTCAAACGCCGCCAGTACGACTCATGGCGGGCCGCCGGCTTCGACCCACGCCGGACCGAAGGGTTCGACTACCGTCCGGAGGACATCTTCCGCGACATCTTCCAAGGCCCAGCCTCGGGCGTCTTCGACGAGCTCATGCGGGAATTCTCCCGCCAGGGGCTGCGCTTTGATAAGCCCTTCGTCCACCGGACATTTTTCCCAGGCGTCCACGGAATATTTTTCGGCGGCATCTTCATGGGCCCTCTCAACCCATTGAGCCTCCTGCGCCTCTTCTTCCCGCGCGAGACGGCCGAGCGGCCCAAGGTGAAAGAGGCCGACGAACGGGACGGTCTGCTGGCCTCCTTCAAGCGGGTTCTCACCGGCCGGAAGGCGGAACAGCCGGTCCGGGCCACCGGTGGCGAGGCGACACAGGTCCGGGGCGAAGACCTCCTCTACCATCTGGCCATCACCGCCGAAGAGGCTGTCGGGGGGGCCGAGAAGACCATCCTGGTTAGGACCAACGGGAACGACGAGCGCCTCCAGGTTAAAATCCCTCCCGGCGTACGCGCGGGCCAGAAGCTTCGGCTTCGCGGCAAGGGCCATCACGGCGAGCCTGGCTCACCTCGCGGCGACTGTTACATCGCCCTGACCATCACCGGCTAA